The following proteins come from a genomic window of Yinghuangia sp. ASG 101:
- a CDS encoding DUF4231 domain-containing protein, producing the protein MAQLSEDAITERERLYREQSRAYDHALQELHASRFHRRMYYLTAFGGMALTGLLGYTVVVGLWDEKPTFTRWAGLVIVLALWVVAGVLLISNRKKLVDLTSAVRQTLSAKQNAAAALPLYSEAALRIYRESTLELMDSYRRRAMRNRRVNNGLQAAIIAGSIVASTLVALDSKISPLSLTATILSAAVGISAGLSGYFKFRERGFNLQSTADELEKHYVAVQFHLEDYESVDPALDPEQAEKERLRRFARLVEKIKEEQRKRELQLEQSPDQQSNQA; encoded by the coding sequence GTGGCGCAATTGAGCGAAGACGCGATCACTGAACGGGAACGGCTTTACCGGGAACAGAGCCGCGCGTACGACCACGCGCTGCAGGAACTTCACGCCTCTCGTTTCCATCGGCGCATGTACTACCTGACCGCGTTCGGTGGCATGGCGCTGACTGGCTTGCTCGGCTACACAGTGGTTGTCGGCCTCTGGGACGAGAAGCCCACGTTCACCCGCTGGGCCGGGCTCGTCATCGTACTGGCGCTGTGGGTCGTTGCCGGGGTTCTCCTGATCAGCAACCGAAAGAAGCTGGTAGACCTCACCTCCGCGGTGCGCCAGACGCTCTCGGCGAAACAGAACGCTGCAGCCGCGCTCCCGCTCTACTCCGAGGCGGCTCTGCGGATCTACCGCGAGTCCACGTTGGAGCTGATGGACTCCTATCGTCGGCGGGCGATGCGGAACAGGCGAGTGAACAATGGGCTGCAGGCCGCGATCATTGCCGGGTCGATCGTCGCCTCCACATTGGTAGCCCTCGACAGCAAGATCTCGCCATTGAGTCTGACCGCCACCATCTTGAGTGCGGCAGTGGGCATCTCGGCCGGCCTGTCCGGTTACTTCAAGTTCCGCGAACGCGGGTTCAACCTGCAGTCCACAGCAGACGAGCTGGAGAAGCACTACGTCGCGGTTCAGTTCCACCTTGAGGACTACGAGTCAGTCGATCCGGCCCTTGATCCGGAGCAAGCTGAAAAGGAAAGGCTTCGCCGGTTTGCGCGTCTGGTCGAGAAGATCAAGGAGGAGCAGCGCAAGCGAGAACTGCAACTGGAGCAGTCTCCTGACCAGCAGAGTAATCAGGCGTGA
- a CDS encoding DUF3732 domain-containing protein, which produces MQLLALALYHRDRRPESRVLRFRPGALNILTGESETGKSEVLDIVEYCLGRSVPGLPDEPIDQTIGWYALLVSFGDQRMVVARPRPTGASTTQAMIRTGDRTLQLPRSDELVVNADTSAVRKELSARLGIEDFRFQPPAGSSRHAFDVSVAQAALLCFQNQNEIDDKATLFHRQTENGIAQAIKDTLPYFLGAAGPEQALRRYHFGDAQRAQRAAHRKLEEAMRRQSAAEADELTLLRLARTEGLLADIPLAPSPQDVRALLQRSLQSVPREADPAAPDDERTLLNTERRVLRQQLQELEDSLAQVKRWQKQEEAFSGELHLQLGRLKTLDLLGPEAEHAVDTCPMCAQPLLTPDTSAAEIVLLTEQIAEELSQAQAVRPIRDLHRRALEAQREAILGQLRTNGAQLRELSAAEERMRALQDQYVRAARVQGRIEQALSGTAGTRDGDLSRLRNELQLAQEAVSALQVLIDEDDVTAETERRLAKIGVNMTSWAKRLNLGQAANADEVSISLTQLNVVVRRSIGRLPLNRIGSAKNWIGYHLVAHLALHTYFRLSSRPVPSFLMLDQPTQAFFPEKIKDASTVEDADWATVTAYFELLRDVVAINEGKLQIIVCDHANLTEHPWFQESVVENWRPVDGRRNALIPPEWLA; this is translated from the coding sequence ATGCAGCTACTCGCCCTGGCCCTCTACCACCGAGACCGCAGGCCAGAGTCCCGGGTCCTCCGATTCCGTCCGGGGGCGCTGAACATCCTTACTGGGGAGTCCGAGACCGGAAAGTCGGAGGTGCTCGACATCGTCGAATACTGCCTCGGCCGCAGCGTACCCGGTCTTCCGGACGAGCCGATCGACCAGACGATCGGCTGGTACGCGTTGCTGGTCAGCTTCGGAGATCAACGCATGGTGGTGGCCCGACCACGTCCGACCGGGGCCTCCACGACCCAAGCAATGATTCGGACCGGCGACCGAACCTTGCAACTACCGCGTTCCGACGAGCTTGTCGTCAACGCGGACACATCCGCCGTACGCAAAGAATTGAGCGCCCGCCTGGGCATCGAGGACTTCCGATTCCAGCCCCCGGCTGGCTCCTCACGTCATGCATTCGACGTGTCCGTAGCACAGGCGGCCCTACTCTGCTTCCAAAACCAAAACGAAATCGATGACAAGGCGACGCTGTTCCACCGGCAAACGGAGAACGGGATCGCTCAGGCCATTAAAGACACCCTTCCCTACTTCCTGGGAGCGGCCGGGCCCGAACAGGCACTACGCCGATATCACTTCGGTGACGCACAACGAGCGCAACGCGCGGCGCACCGCAAATTGGAGGAGGCCATGCGCCGCCAGTCGGCGGCCGAAGCGGACGAACTCACGCTGCTGCGCTTGGCGCGCACTGAGGGGCTCCTCGCGGACATCCCCCTAGCACCTTCTCCCCAAGACGTCCGAGCCTTGCTGCAGCGTAGCCTTCAGTCAGTCCCCAGGGAGGCCGACCCGGCCGCGCCGGATGATGAGCGCACCCTCCTCAACACCGAGCGTAGGGTTCTGCGTCAGCAACTGCAGGAACTGGAAGACTCCTTGGCGCAGGTCAAGCGATGGCAGAAACAGGAGGAGGCGTTCTCAGGCGAACTGCACCTGCAGCTAGGCCGTCTCAAAACCCTTGACCTCCTCGGCCCCGAGGCCGAACACGCAGTGGACACCTGCCCGATGTGTGCGCAACCCCTGCTGACACCCGACACGTCTGCAGCCGAGATCGTCCTGCTGACCGAGCAGATCGCCGAGGAACTCTCCCAAGCCCAGGCTGTCCGGCCCATCCGCGACTTGCACCGGCGTGCACTCGAAGCACAGCGTGAAGCAATCCTCGGCCAATTGAGGACCAACGGGGCGCAACTGCGAGAACTGTCAGCCGCAGAGGAGCGTATGAGAGCCCTCCAGGACCAGTACGTGCGTGCTGCGCGGGTGCAAGGGCGCATCGAACAAGCGTTGAGCGGAACTGCAGGAACCCGTGACGGTGACCTCAGCCGCCTCCGTAACGAGCTGCAGTTGGCGCAAGAAGCCGTGTCCGCCCTCCAAGTTCTCATCGACGAGGACGACGTTACGGCGGAGACCGAGCGTCGACTCGCCAAGATTGGTGTCAACATGACCTCCTGGGCGAAGCGGCTCAACCTTGGCCAGGCGGCCAACGCGGACGAAGTGTCGATTAGCCTGACTCAGCTCAACGTCGTCGTAAGGCGCTCCATCGGCCGGCTACCCCTCAATCGCATCGGAAGTGCGAAAAACTGGATCGGATACCACCTCGTCGCTCACTTGGCCCTGCACACATATTTTCGACTGAGTAGCCGACCGGTGCCCAGCTTTTTGATGCTGGATCAACCAACACAGGCGTTCTTCCCAGAAAAGATCAAGGACGCGTCCACCGTGGAAGACGCCGACTGGGCGACCGTCACCGCGTACTTCGAACTCTTGCGGGACGTCGTGGCAATTAACGAGGGCAAGCTTCAGATTATTGTCTGTGACCATGCTAATCTCACCGAGCACCCGTGGTTCCAAGAGTCCGTCGTCGAGAACTGGCGTCCTGTCGACGGGCGCCGCAATGCTTTGATTCCACCGGAGTGGCTTGCGTAA
- the istB gene encoding IS21-like element helper ATPase IstB: MSDITPLPAVRPRPSAPASAVAATSGAAFDEAVTLTKALKLPHIRRAMTEVIPTAKAQRWDPAEVVRALLAEEAAGRAASNLRARRQRAQFPTGKTFHIWNEDASSIPVPTQSALQTLEWIGRRENLCVCGPSGTGKSHFTEALGQAAVDAGMTVAWFTIEDLGGLVRRHRVDDSVTKAFARLTRTDLVIVDDIGLLPVSVDAAEGFYRLVDAAYERKSLAVSSNLHPSGFDEIMPKTLATATVDRLLHHAHVVVTSGDSHRLSEAVNGNGVVALS, encoded by the coding sequence TCGCCGCGACGTCCGGCGCCGCGTTCGACGAGGCGGTCACCCTGACCAAGGCGCTGAAACTCCCGCATATCCGCCGCGCGATGACCGAGGTCATCCCGACCGCGAAGGCGCAACGCTGGGACCCCGCCGAGGTCGTCCGCGCGCTGCTGGCCGAGGAAGCGGCAGGCCGCGCCGCGTCGAACCTGCGCGCTCGCCGTCAGCGCGCGCAGTTCCCGACCGGCAAGACGTTCCACATCTGGAACGAGGACGCATCGTCGATCCCGGTCCCAACCCAAAGTGCCCTGCAGACGCTGGAATGGATCGGCCGCCGCGAGAACCTCTGCGTCTGCGGACCGTCCGGCACCGGCAAGAGCCACTTCACCGAAGCCCTCGGCCAAGCCGCTGTCGACGCCGGGATGACGGTCGCCTGGTTCACCATCGAGGATCTCGGCGGCCTGGTCCGCCGACACCGCGTCGACGACTCCGTCACCAAAGCATTCGCCCGCCTGACCAGGACCGACCTCGTGATCGTGGACGACATCGGGCTCCTGCCCGTCTCCGTCGACGCCGCCGAGGGCTTCTATCGCCTGGTCGACGCTGCCTACGAGCGCAAGAGCCTCGCGGTCTCCAGCAATCTGCACCCGTCAGGGTTCGACGAGATCATGCCGAAGACCCTCGCCACCGCGACCGTCGATCGTCTGCTCCACCACGCGCACGTGGTTGTCACCTCCGGCGACAGCCACCGGCTCTCCGAAGCCGTCAACGGCAACGGAGTCGTCGCCCTGAGCTGA
- a CDS encoding RNA polymerase sigma factor, protein MGDQRAEVRQRRVTQRPSPQTRLRAPGSRLDFALFYSEHLGLLTRFVMRLGASPYEAAEAAQSAFVEAFPKWSQITTPPAWLRTVAARAYLRQTQIREQPTDAIPERSGGACPLAALVLKDEEQRVYAALSSLSPRQRQVMAWHLDGFSHSEISEELGMTAEAVRQNYARARVSLKRTLGLAVGEQP, encoded by the coding sequence GTGGGTGACCAGCGAGCAGAGGTCCGACAACGGAGAGTCACGCAACGGCCATCACCACAGACGCGACTGCGCGCGCCCGGGAGCCGACTTGATTTCGCTCTGTTCTACTCCGAGCATCTGGGGCTTCTGACACGGTTCGTGATGCGTCTGGGCGCCTCTCCGTACGAGGCTGCGGAAGCCGCACAGTCTGCGTTCGTCGAAGCGTTTCCAAAATGGTCACAGATCACGACCCCTCCGGCCTGGCTGCGTACGGTCGCCGCACGGGCCTATCTGCGCCAGACCCAGATCCGTGAGCAGCCAACAGACGCCATTCCAGAACGGTCCGGTGGAGCATGCCCCCTGGCCGCCTTGGTCTTGAAAGATGAGGAACAGCGTGTGTACGCGGCCTTGAGCTCACTGTCCCCGCGTCAGCGCCAGGTCATGGCATGGCACCTGGACGGCTTCTCGCATTCCGAGATCAGCGAGGAGCTGGGAATGACTGCAGAGGCGGTTCGCCAAAACTACGCTCGCGCCCGGGTGTCCTTGAAACGCACCCTGGGCCTGGCCGTGGGAGAGCAACCATGA
- a CDS encoding three component ABC system middle component, giving the protein MTASQRVPEAQTLLNPVFGAYLLASSVQAANDRSGRPLPWPSAFLVLPLVLPVDTRNDLPRQASRSMAAWLTDHPHHQAAFGERAPALTSYTRASLRTAVRHRAVEVVELGLTCPRRPKAAGMIAGEEVADCARRAALVGRWLAVLEPVTAFTLLGVRP; this is encoded by the coding sequence ATGACCGCATCGCAGCGAGTCCCCGAAGCACAGACCCTGCTGAATCCGGTGTTCGGCGCGTACCTCCTGGCCAGCAGTGTTCAGGCTGCCAACGACCGTTCCGGTCGACCGCTGCCCTGGCCCAGCGCCTTCCTCGTGCTTCCGCTGGTCCTCCCCGTGGATACCCGCAACGACTTGCCCCGACAGGCCTCGCGCTCCATGGCGGCCTGGCTGACAGACCACCCTCACCATCAGGCGGCATTCGGAGAACGAGCCCCCGCGTTGACCTCTTACACACGCGCCAGTCTGCGAACTGCCGTCCGACACCGTGCTGTAGAGGTGGTCGAACTCGGGCTCACGTGTCCAAGGCGCCCCAAGGCTGCGGGGATGATTGCCGGCGAAGAGGTAGCGGATTGTGCGCGCCGTGCGGCCCTCGTGGGCCGATGGCTTGCCGTCCTTGAACCGGTTACTGCCTTCACCCTCCTCGGTGTTCGCCCGTGA
- a CDS encoding ABC-three component system protein — translation MAQTGSHSAAGQMTGYLYQCELALLELADRSWEEDPSVEVRMEVLDDIEFLRDESQDPFELLQSKHRGDAGQLSETGKDFWRSVASWIDALTTLGCLVGGSMPLLRLVSTQVAAEGTFLHMLRPGPGRRVDVALARMIDVAEAPEPKTTAPDRRRFLDLPQTQRYRLVDAIEVCDGAPLMSDMDRRLTRALGINRGQDSSSILAEIKGWWYGVAVELLERKNPNRRRASVSAEELLCRLDEVKDRFAVRNLPITESLRRLTDAEIAGYEDDLVVAQMRWVGLRDRAIATHLRDYHHARAQRSEWLRTFKITEAGLEEYEQRLRYEWDHVFARHTDVVDAETPEPERTAIGARVLNDTLDRAADEPARPGSATAAWIGRGTMHSLADRAAHTSVAEEAVGWHPDFVELCEKRHRVRGE, via the coding sequence GTGGCGCAGACGGGGTCGCATTCAGCGGCAGGTCAGATGACCGGGTATCTCTATCAGTGCGAACTGGCTCTGCTGGAACTGGCCGATCGCAGCTGGGAGGAAGACCCGTCGGTGGAAGTCCGGATGGAGGTTCTCGACGATATCGAGTTCCTCCGTGACGAGTCCCAAGATCCATTTGAACTGCTGCAGTCCAAGCATCGTGGTGACGCCGGTCAACTCAGCGAGACGGGTAAGGACTTTTGGCGTTCGGTGGCGTCGTGGATCGATGCGCTGACGACGCTGGGGTGCCTTGTGGGCGGATCCATGCCCTTGCTTCGACTTGTCTCGACGCAGGTCGCAGCAGAAGGCACGTTCTTGCACATGCTCCGTCCCGGCCCGGGACGTCGAGTCGACGTTGCGTTGGCGCGCATGATCGACGTGGCGGAAGCCCCGGAACCCAAGACCACAGCGCCTGATCGAAGGCGATTCTTGGACCTCCCGCAGACTCAGCGCTACCGCTTGGTGGATGCCATCGAGGTATGTGACGGGGCACCGCTGATGTCTGACATGGACCGTAGGTTGACCCGAGCACTGGGGATCAACCGTGGTCAGGACTCCAGCTCGATCCTCGCCGAGATCAAAGGGTGGTGGTACGGCGTGGCTGTGGAACTGCTGGAACGTAAAAACCCCAACCGGCGACGTGCTTCCGTGAGCGCCGAGGAGCTGCTGTGTCGCCTGGACGAGGTGAAGGATCGGTTTGCCGTCCGGAACCTGCCGATCACCGAGAGCCTGCGTCGGCTTACAGACGCGGAGATCGCAGGATACGAGGATGACCTGGTCGTTGCCCAGATGAGATGGGTGGGCCTGAGGGACCGCGCAATCGCCACCCACCTCCGTGACTACCACCACGCTCGGGCACAGCGATCCGAGTGGCTTCGCACGTTCAAGATCACCGAGGCAGGACTCGAAGAGTACGAGCAGCGGCTCCGGTACGAGTGGGACCACGTGTTCGCGAGACACACTGACGTCGTCGACGCTGAGACTCCGGAGCCGGAACGCACCGCCATCGGCGCACGTGTTCTGAACGACACCCTGGATCGGGCGGCCGATGAACCCGCTCGTCCCGGCAGTGCAACGGCCGCCTGGATTGGACGAGGAACGATGCACAGCCTGGCCGACCGCGCGGCTCATACATCCGTCGCTGAGGAAGCTGTGGGTTGGCATCCGGACTTCGTCGAACTGTGCGAAAAGCGCCATAGAGTACGAGGCGAGTGA